A single window of Lentisphaera araneosa HTCC2155 DNA harbors:
- a CDS encoding sulfatase-like hydrolase/transferase translates to MSKVFIKLLLNYIFVCLSTYAFDAQGNAIQKPNIILVMADDQGWGDTGYNGHPFLKTPELDAMAQESLILDRFYAGAPVCSPTRASVMTGRTPIRTKVTNHGRYMRYHEDTIAEVLRKHSYVTGIFGKVHMGSGQINSPCNPSAMGFDEWIIGLNFFDRNPYLSHQGIVKRRQGQGSVIITDDAISFLQKHKKGEKPIFMVLWYPSPHSPHKEFPDKTNLYQGKKFAGYYREIALLDQQLGRLRRELKDMNLAENTILWYCSDNGGLVKESSGGRMKKGSIYEGGLRVPALIEWPQQKLKGRSSVAASTNDMYPTLLSMAGIKHQPLHKLDGEDVSDIIMGRKSRREKSIGFWHGLQQGQSTWNDKTLKAIMEKQQAQAPLPHDSSRLKKDVDEFPQFPEGTKIGHAAWNDWPWKLHRINGDKYELYNLEIDPMETRDLAKDPSQESRLKKMTQELNEWMRSVIHSLNGKDYQ, encoded by the coding sequence ATGTCTAAGGTTTTTATAAAGCTACTCTTAAATTATATTTTTGTATGTCTGTCTACTTACGCTTTTGATGCACAAGGGAATGCCATCCAGAAACCTAATATAATTTTGGTGATGGCGGATGATCAAGGATGGGGAGATACAGGGTATAATGGTCACCCCTTTTTAAAAACACCCGAATTAGATGCGATGGCTCAAGAGAGTCTGATCTTAGATCGTTTTTATGCTGGCGCACCAGTTTGCTCTCCGACTCGAGCGAGTGTGATGACAGGAAGAACTCCCATTCGCACAAAAGTGACGAACCATGGTCGCTATATGCGTTATCATGAAGATACCATTGCGGAAGTTCTAAGGAAGCATTCGTATGTCACAGGGATTTTCGGTAAAGTTCATATGGGTTCGGGGCAAATTAATTCACCTTGTAACCCCAGTGCAATGGGTTTTGATGAATGGATTATAGGCTTGAATTTTTTTGATCGAAACCCCTATCTCAGTCACCAAGGAATTGTTAAGCGTCGCCAAGGACAGGGCTCTGTTATTATTACAGACGATGCGATTTCATTTCTGCAGAAACATAAAAAGGGTGAAAAACCAATTTTTATGGTCTTGTGGTACCCTTCGCCTCATTCACCCCATAAAGAATTTCCCGATAAGACAAATTTATACCAAGGAAAGAAATTTGCTGGCTACTATCGAGAGATTGCTCTTTTGGATCAACAATTAGGGCGCTTGCGCCGAGAATTAAAAGATATGAATTTAGCTGAAAATACGATTCTTTGGTACTGTAGCGATAATGGTGGCTTAGTAAAAGAGAGCTCAGGCGGCCGGATGAAAAAGGGTAGTATTTATGAGGGAGGCTTACGTGTGCCTGCTCTAATCGAGTGGCCTCAACAAAAATTGAAAGGACGAAGCTCAGTTGCCGCTTCGACTAATGATATGTACCCGACGCTTCTATCAATGGCGGGAATCAAGCATCAACCACTCCATAAGTTAGACGGGGAAGATGTCAGCGATATAATAATGGGACGCAAAAGTAGACGTGAAAAATCTATTGGTTTTTGGCATGGACTTCAACAAGGCCAAAGTACTTGGAATGATAAAACCCTAAAAGCTATCATGGAAAAACAGCAAGCCCAAGCTCCCTTGCCTCATGATTCTTCCCGTCTTAAAAAAGATGTGGATGAATTCCCGCAGTTTCCCGAAGGTACGAAGATCGGGCATGCGGCCTGGAACGATTGGCCCTGGAAATTACATCGTATCAACGGGGATAAATATGAACTCTACAATTTGGAGATTGATCCCATGGAAACTAGGGACTTGGCTAAGGACCCTAGTCAAGAAAGTCGTTTGAAAAAAATGACTCAAGAACTGAATGAATGGATGCGTTCAGTTATCCATAGTTTGAATGGGAAGGATTATCAATAA
- a CDS encoding DUF1501 domain-containing protein: MDRRNFLKFGAALGASQGLKLSAANANPTGFDPNKGVMGQPHHAAKAKRVIYLYMAGGPSQYESFENKPVMKQMHGQDLPKSIIGETRLTGMSGNQSSLPVAASPYKFAKHGQCGMEVSELLPHTAKIVDDIALVKTMYTEAINHGPANTFMQTGSQIAGRPSIGAWLNYGLGSDNPDLPPFVVMRTKGKGGQPLFARLWGNGFLPSEYQGVMFRPENDPVLFLNNPPGINRNSRRKVLDTILKMEGLKSAELADPQIDSRLAQYEMAYRMQSSVPEATDFSKENPETLALYGEDVKKPGSFANNCLMARRLAERGVKFIQLYHQGWDAHGGCPGGMKRQCGETDQASAGLIMDLKQRGLLEDTVVIWGGEFGRTAYSQGKMSATNYGRDHHPACYPMWFAGGGIKGGTSFGETDDFAYNIASKDKMHIHDFHATIQHLLGINHERLTYRFQGRNFRLTDVHGHVIKKILA; encoded by the coding sequence ATGGATAGAAGAAACTTTTTAAAATTTGGTGCTGCACTTGGTGCATCACAAGGACTTAAGCTTAGCGCAGCAAATGCTAACCCTACGGGCTTTGATCCTAATAAAGGCGTCATGGGTCAACCGCACCATGCCGCAAAAGCTAAACGCGTCATTTACCTCTACATGGCAGGTGGCCCTTCTCAGTACGAAAGCTTTGAAAACAAACCAGTGATGAAACAAATGCATGGACAAGACCTGCCAAAGTCGATCATTGGTGAAACTCGTCTTACTGGTATGTCTGGCAATCAATCTTCACTACCTGTAGCTGCGAGTCCCTATAAATTCGCCAAACATGGGCAGTGCGGAATGGAAGTTAGTGAACTTCTTCCTCATACCGCCAAAATTGTCGACGATATTGCCCTCGTAAAAACGATGTACACAGAGGCCATTAATCACGGCCCCGCCAACACCTTCATGCAAACGGGCTCGCAGATTGCTGGTCGTCCCTCTATCGGCGCTTGGCTCAACTATGGCCTCGGCTCGGATAACCCTGACCTCCCTCCTTTCGTCGTCATGCGCACCAAGGGCAAAGGTGGCCAACCACTCTTCGCTCGTCTTTGGGGCAACGGCTTTCTTCCCTCTGAGTACCAAGGTGTGATGTTCCGCCCAGAGAACGATCCCGTTCTTTTCCTTAATAATCCTCCAGGAATTAACCGCAACTCGCGTCGCAAAGTGCTAGACACCATCCTCAAAATGGAAGGCCTCAAGAGTGCCGAACTCGCCGATCCACAAATTGATTCGCGACTTGCGCAATACGAAATGGCTTATCGCATGCAGAGTTCAGTCCCCGAAGCCACCGACTTTTCAAAAGAAAACCCAGAGACACTCGCTCTCTATGGTGAAGACGTTAAAAAGCCCGGTAGCTTTGCCAATAACTGCCTCATGGCTCGTCGCCTTGCTGAGCGTGGTGTCAAGTTTATCCAACTCTATCACCAAGGCTGGGATGCTCACGGCGGATGCCCTGGAGGCATGAAGCGTCAATGCGGTGAAACCGACCAAGCTTCCGCTGGTCTGATTATGGACCTTAAACAACGCGGTCTCCTAGAAGATACTGTTGTCATCTGGGGCGGAGAATTTGGTCGTACCGCTTACTCACAAGGTAAGATGAGTGCAACAAATTACGGTCGCGATCACCACCCCGCCTGTTACCCCATGTGGTTTGCTGGTGGTGGCATTAAAGGCGGCACAAGCTTCGGTGAAACTGATGATTTCGCTTACAATATTGCTTCCAAGGACAAGATGCATATTCACGATTTCCATGCCACCATCCAGCACCTGCTTGGCATTAATCATGAACGTCTCACTTACCGTTTCCAAGGACGCAACTTCCGTCTCACCGACGTCCACGGCCACGTCATCAAAAAAATCCTAGCTTAA
- a CDS encoding DUF1553 domain-containing protein, with protein MKKILLSSFLIFSLAAEDKISFNEQVRPILSEKCYYCHGPDAEDIKGHVQLHTFDKVTKERTYKSRSGKVKTLDPVIIPGDPENSLLFKLVTTDDEDDIMPPKKRHMPVTKKEIEVLRQWIKEGAEYEELWSFQPLPGKVAIPAKSSEKAKNNIDYFVQQKLQKNKLQPAQDANEDILLRRIYLTLTGLVPTPEQIAEFKNDKSGKAYENTVDKLLKSKACAEHLAVEWMDVARYADSYGYQTDRGRHVWPYRDWILRAFDKNLPYDQFIHHQLAGDMIPNANNEMKLATAFNRMHMQKNEGGSVPEEFRTEYVADRAQTAATAFLGMTMECSRCHDHKYDPISQEDYFKTFALFNNIDESGLYSFFTQAVPSPSMPIINDDERRTLAQKAKVLAQKQKAFDSLHTSLKSDFDQWKSTWNKSIEPKGLLAHFTFDKIEGNKIMSENGKNHGTYNANYSKPVEGKFGKGYILDGDSALDFKGLGNIERHKPFSFSLWVNADKKFDRSNLLGRNRGWYDAGSRGYELMIEDGKLNFALVHFNPGNEIRVRSKKELPIKQWHQVSVSYNGSSKANGIKIFLDGEELACDIIKDNLTKEIWYKNPDHKPDPKKDKKKSDRGEKLYIGARFRDTGFAKSQVDDFKLFDRQLSSLEMRHNFATNAKASDAELFEYFLLNQSEKYQQAFADLSKARKDYNVYYQSRFHMMVMEEMPEPRTTYILKRGLYSTPDLERPVEPGPPEKIFPFGKEYSRDRLGFAKWLTHPKHPLTSRVTVNRYWQMVFGRGLVATTNDFGSQGEFPTHPELLDYLSRSFVDSGWDLKALLKQMVMSHTFRQSSKAPANLLASDPENKLLARGPVNHMTSEMLRDNTLFTADLIVDQFGGQSVQAKNLWRNKYRRSVYTYWKRNDPNPEMLIFGTPRRQICSVKREKTSTPLQPLVLMNSPLVSESAKSAAVNTLTKEGDDNARLNKLYIQLISKELSPKQLELLKSLLNDQRQYFKENKTAADQYLKVGKSKIDITKFDKNELASWAVLANTIVNLDSFYMVR; from the coding sequence ATGAAAAAAATCTTACTCTCCTCCTTCTTGATTTTCTCTCTTGCCGCTGAAGACAAGATTAGCTTCAACGAGCAAGTACGCCCCATCCTTTCAGAAAAATGCTACTACTGCCACGGTCCCGATGCCGAAGATATAAAAGGCCATGTTCAACTCCACACTTTCGATAAGGTCACCAAAGAACGCACTTATAAATCACGTAGCGGGAAAGTAAAAACTCTCGATCCCGTCATTATCCCTGGAGACCCCGAAAACAGCTTACTCTTTAAGCTTGTGACTACCGATGATGAGGATGATATTATGCCTCCAAAAAAACGTCACATGCCAGTGACTAAAAAAGAAATTGAAGTCTTACGCCAGTGGATTAAAGAAGGCGCCGAATACGAAGAACTCTGGTCATTCCAGCCCCTTCCCGGTAAAGTTGCGATCCCCGCAAAAAGCTCTGAAAAAGCAAAAAATAATATCGACTACTTCGTTCAGCAAAAGCTTCAAAAAAATAAACTTCAGCCAGCCCAAGACGCCAATGAAGACATTCTTCTTCGACGCATCTACCTAACGCTTACAGGCCTTGTCCCCACTCCTGAACAAATTGCCGAATTCAAAAACGACAAGAGCGGCAAAGCCTACGAAAATACCGTTGATAAACTCCTCAAATCCAAAGCTTGCGCGGAGCACCTCGCGGTAGAATGGATGGATGTGGCACGTTATGCCGACTCCTATGGCTATCAAACTGACCGTGGACGTCACGTTTGGCCCTATCGCGATTGGATACTCCGCGCCTTCGACAAAAACCTTCCCTACGATCAGTTCATTCACCACCAATTAGCGGGAGATATGATCCCCAATGCCAATAATGAAATGAAACTCGCCACAGCGTTTAACCGCATGCACATGCAGAAAAATGAAGGCGGATCGGTTCCAGAAGAATTCCGTACTGAATACGTTGCGGATCGTGCACAAACTGCGGCGACCGCATTCCTCGGCATGACCATGGAATGCAGTCGTTGCCACGACCACAAATACGACCCCATTTCTCAAGAAGATTACTTCAAAACTTTTGCCCTCTTTAATAATATTGATGAATCAGGGCTTTATTCCTTCTTCACTCAGGCAGTACCAAGCCCCAGCATGCCAATCATTAATGATGATGAAAGGAGAACCTTAGCTCAAAAAGCTAAAGTTCTTGCACAAAAGCAAAAAGCCTTTGATTCTCTACACACTTCACTAAAATCTGATTTTGATCAGTGGAAAAGTACTTGGAACAAAAGCATTGAGCCCAAAGGCCTTCTAGCTCATTTCACCTTCGACAAAATCGAAGGCAATAAAATCATGAGTGAAAATGGTAAAAACCACGGAACTTATAACGCCAATTACTCAAAACCTGTCGAAGGGAAATTTGGCAAAGGCTACATTCTAGATGGTGATAGTGCCTTGGACTTTAAAGGTCTCGGCAATATCGAACGTCACAAGCCCTTTTCTTTTAGCCTATGGGTCAATGCAGACAAGAAATTCGATCGTTCCAACCTCCTTGGTCGCAATCGCGGTTGGTACGATGCTGGTAGTCGTGGCTATGAACTGATGATCGAAGATGGCAAACTCAACTTTGCACTCGTCCACTTCAATCCTGGAAATGAGATTCGCGTAAGATCTAAAAAAGAACTCCCCATTAAACAATGGCATCAAGTCAGCGTCAGCTACAATGGCTCATCAAAAGCCAATGGTATTAAAATCTTTCTCGATGGCGAAGAGCTCGCCTGTGACATCATCAAAGATAATCTCACTAAAGAGATTTGGTATAAGAACCCTGATCACAAACCTGATCCTAAAAAAGACAAAAAGAAAAGCGACCGAGGTGAGAAACTCTACATCGGAGCACGCTTTCGCGATACGGGCTTCGCCAAGTCACAAGTCGACGATTTCAAACTCTTCGACCGTCAGCTTAGTTCTCTTGAAATGCGCCATAATTTTGCGACGAACGCAAAAGCTAGTGATGCTGAACTTTTCGAGTACTTCCTCCTCAACCAATCAGAAAAATATCAGCAGGCCTTTGCCGATCTTAGCAAAGCTCGCAAAGATTATAATGTTTACTACCAAAGCCGTTTCCACATGATGGTTATGGAAGAAATGCCTGAGCCTCGCACAACATATATCCTCAAACGTGGTCTCTACAGCACTCCAGATCTCGAGCGCCCCGTCGAGCCAGGACCGCCTGAAAAAATCTTCCCCTTTGGAAAGGAATACAGCCGCGACCGTCTTGGCTTTGCCAAATGGCTCACTCACCCCAAGCATCCACTTACATCTCGTGTCACCGTGAACCGTTACTGGCAGATGGTTTTTGGTCGCGGCCTCGTCGCTACTACAAATGATTTTGGTTCACAAGGAGAGTTCCCCACACATCCGGAACTCTTGGATTACCTCTCACGTTCATTCGTCGATAGTGGATGGGATCTAAAAGCTTTACTCAAGCAAATGGTCATGTCTCACACGTTCCGCCAAAGCTCTAAAGCTCCTGCTAATCTCCTAGCAAGTGACCCTGAAAACAAGTTGCTCGCTCGTGGCCCAGTCAATCACATGACTTCTGAAATGCTTCGCGATAACACCCTGTTCACTGCCGACCTCATTGTCGATCAATTCGGTGGTCAAAGTGTCCAAGCCAAGAACCTTTGGCGCAATAAATACCGCCGCAGTGTTTACACTTATTGGAAGCGTAACGACCCCAACCCAGAAATGCTCATTTTTGGTACTCCTCGTCGTCAAATTTGTTCAGTCAAACGTGAAAAAACATCAACTCCTCTACAACCACTCGTACTCATGAACAGCCCATTGGTTTCCGAGAGTGCAAAATCCGCTGCCGTAAATACCCTTACAAAAGAGGGAGACGATAATGCCCGCCTCAACAAACTCTACATTCAATTGATTAGTAAAGAGCTCAGTCCAAAACAACTCGAACTCTTAAAATCATTACTCAATGATCAACGTCAATACTTTAAAGAAAACAAAACTGCCGCAGATCAATATTTAAAGGTCGGAAAAAGTAAAATTGACATCACAAAATTTGATAAAAATGAACTCGCTAGTTGGGCTGTACTCGCCAACACTATTGTTAACCTCGACTCATTCTACATGGTGCGCTAA
- a CDS encoding LamG-like jellyroll fold domain-containing protein produces the protein MDKLEKLIAAYCDGNISDQDSQELESILGSSAEARKKLIEYMNIDAGLKEIADAENDIIAFPKEKIQKKTSAWLYAAAALLVINLALLFQPTKTQPEMAEALVEKPQAETQIPDFNRNAIAQITRAVNTEFVDENSKTLNPGQLKLESGLLQIEFFSGATMVLEGPAEIELISAMEVAALSGKMHVKVPETAQGFIVDTGKMQVHDLGTEFAIDMNKPSPEVHVLDGEVEIHHDKKKLKTLLKSDSIAWNNSSESVKYIESREDFISYRQIGQVDNYNHQNRQQEWLSYLDELKSRDDLLLLYDFQQEEEWQRTLQNQAPFGKMEGAIIGAQWSEGRWQGKSALDFKSINARIRLNIPGEYTNMTMACWVRIDSFDRWLSSLLLTDGFKKGSLHWQLSDIGEMILGSKFSDQRNSSFDQVAYNVFSPQVIQLDDMGQWIHIAVVYDHENAKITHYLNGGAIHSEAIDQTQTIVLGNSEIGNWNHHRDNSKDIRSLNGRMDEFLIFSSALSSGEIKNIYAQGKP, from the coding sequence GCGCGCAAAAAACTCATCGAATACATGAACATCGATGCTGGACTCAAAGAAATAGCTGATGCAGAGAACGACATCATTGCTTTCCCAAAAGAAAAAATTCAGAAAAAAACTAGCGCCTGGCTCTATGCTGCAGCGGCCTTACTCGTGATCAATTTAGCGCTCCTTTTTCAGCCGACTAAAACTCAACCCGAAATGGCAGAGGCACTCGTAGAAAAACCACAGGCCGAAACTCAGATTCCAGACTTTAATCGCAATGCCATTGCGCAAATCACCCGCGCCGTCAACACTGAATTCGTTGATGAGAATTCTAAAACTCTCAATCCTGGACAACTCAAACTCGAATCGGGTTTGTTGCAAATCGAATTTTTCTCTGGCGCCACCATGGTATTGGAAGGCCCGGCTGAAATTGAACTCATCAGTGCCATGGAAGTCGCAGCCCTCTCAGGTAAAATGCATGTCAAGGTTCCCGAAACGGCTCAAGGCTTTATTGTCGACACAGGAAAAATGCAGGTTCATGATTTAGGAACAGAGTTTGCCATCGATATGAATAAACCCTCTCCGGAAGTTCACGTCCTCGATGGTGAAGTGGAAATTCACCACGACAAGAAAAAACTCAAAACCCTTCTTAAGTCAGATTCTATTGCTTGGAATAATTCCTCTGAATCAGTAAAATATATCGAATCGCGAGAAGATTTCATTTCCTACCGTCAAATAGGTCAAGTCGACAACTATAATCATCAAAACCGTCAACAAGAATGGTTGAGTTACCTCGACGAACTCAAAAGCAGAGATGACCTCTTACTCCTTTACGACTTTCAACAAGAGGAAGAATGGCAACGCACCCTTCAAAACCAGGCCCCCTTTGGCAAAATGGAAGGCGCTATCATTGGAGCTCAATGGTCAGAAGGCCGCTGGCAGGGAAAATCAGCCTTAGATTTCAAATCAATCAACGCCCGTATTCGTCTCAACATCCCTGGTGAGTACACCAACATGACCATGGCTTGCTGGGTGAGGATCGATAGTTTTGACCGCTGGTTAAGTTCACTTCTTCTCACCGATGGCTTTAAAAAAGGTTCATTACACTGGCAACTGAGCGACATTGGTGAAATGATCCTTGGTTCTAAATTCTCTGATCAGAGAAATTCCAGCTTTGATCAGGTCGCTTACAATGTATTTTCACCACAAGTCATTCAGCTTGATGATATGGGCCAGTGGATTCATATCGCCGTAGTATATGATCATGAAAACGCTAAAATAACTCATTACCTCAATGGGGGAGCTATTCATTCTGAGGCTATAGACCAAACTCAAACTATCGTTCTAGGCAATAGTGAAATTGGCAATTGGAATCACCATAGAGATAACAGCAAAGACATTCGTAGTCTAAATGGTCGCATGGATGAATTCCTCATTTTCTCGTCGGCATTAAGTTCTGGCGAGATTAAAAATATCTACGCACAAGGAAAACCTTAA